A part of Micromonospora chersina genomic DNA contains:
- a CDS encoding heavy metal translocating P-type ATPase — MGAEPRECVPEQPVRSRRVDVREWGPLILLTLAVLAGAGLWFAGRRGAADLVWAAVTLVALAPAVWTTLRQLWRRQFGVDVIAVLALAGALLVGEYLAGAVIAVMVATGRALEEYAQRRATRDLRALLERAPRQARRRTPDGRIEVVPLDRVAVGDRLVVGPGDVVPVDGTVEEPATLDESVVTGESQLVTRAAGEQVASGVVNAGAGFGLRAGKSAAESTYAGIVRLAEEATARKAPMVRLADRYAAAFVPFTLVLAGLAWLLSGEFLRAVAVLVVATPCPLLLATPIAIVSGLSRVARRGVLVRDGGSLELLGRARTLLLDKTGTLTAGRPRAAETVVAPGGDRDELLRLAASVEQLSPHVLAAALVRQARDQGLPLAEPAEVTEEPGRGVTGRVDGRLVRVGQLAGEPPEWAHRIRERAELAGRSTVWVSDEHGPLGAILLEDPVRPDARRTVRRLREAGLDRLVMVTGDRPRTAHQVAQTVGVDDVIAQCSPGEKVARVKAESGRAVTVMVGDGVNDAPALAEAHVGVAMGATGATASADVADAVLTVDRLDRLADAVEIARYARRIAVQSATVGMALAVVAMVVAAAGGLPPVAGAFLQEGIDVLVILNALRALGGGLRRREVPPHTRELLDRYAGQHGDIRDVLARLRDTADLVAIRPTAPECVPALREVHRRLVDEVLPHEAAEERQLYPALAGPLGSEEATSTMSRAHVEISRLVDRIGGHLAAHPDGLLRPDEVPDLLAALYGLDAVLRLHLAQEEEDYFSLSPAEDRPDTR; from the coding sequence GTGGGGGCCGAACCGCGCGAGTGCGTACCGGAGCAGCCGGTGCGAAGCCGCCGGGTGGACGTGCGGGAATGGGGCCCGCTGATCCTGCTCACCCTGGCCGTGCTGGCCGGCGCCGGGCTGTGGTTCGCCGGGCGGCGCGGCGCGGCCGACCTGGTCTGGGCGGCGGTGACCCTCGTGGCGCTGGCGCCGGCCGTCTGGACCACGCTGCGGCAGCTCTGGCGGCGGCAGTTCGGGGTGGACGTCATCGCGGTGCTCGCACTGGCCGGCGCGCTGCTGGTCGGCGAGTACCTGGCCGGCGCGGTGATCGCCGTGATGGTCGCCACCGGCCGGGCCCTGGAGGAGTACGCCCAGCGCCGGGCCACCCGCGACCTGCGGGCGCTGCTGGAACGGGCGCCCCGGCAGGCCCGGCGGCGCACCCCGGACGGCCGGATCGAGGTGGTGCCGCTGGACCGGGTCGCCGTGGGCGACCGGCTGGTGGTCGGCCCCGGCGACGTGGTGCCCGTGGACGGGACCGTCGAGGAGCCCGCCACGCTGGACGAGTCGGTGGTGACCGGCGAGTCGCAGCTCGTCACCCGCGCCGCCGGCGAGCAGGTCGCCAGCGGCGTGGTCAACGCCGGCGCCGGCTTCGGGCTGCGGGCCGGGAAGAGCGCGGCGGAGAGCACGTACGCGGGGATCGTCCGGCTGGCCGAGGAGGCCACCGCGCGCAAGGCCCCGATGGTCCGGCTCGCCGACCGGTACGCCGCCGCGTTCGTGCCGTTCACCCTCGTGCTGGCCGGGTTGGCCTGGCTGCTCTCCGGCGAGTTCCTGCGGGCCGTGGCGGTGCTGGTGGTGGCCACCCCGTGCCCGCTGCTGCTGGCCACCCCGATCGCCATCGTGTCCGGGCTGTCCCGGGTGGCCCGCCGGGGCGTGCTGGTCCGCGACGGCGGGTCGCTGGAGCTGCTCGGCCGCGCGCGTACCCTGCTGCTGGACAAGACCGGCACGCTCACCGCGGGCCGCCCGCGCGCCGCCGAGACGGTGGTCGCCCCCGGCGGCGACCGGGACGAGCTGCTGCGGCTGGCCGCCTCCGTCGAGCAGCTCTCCCCGCACGTGCTGGCCGCCGCCCTGGTCCGGCAGGCCCGCGACCAGGGGCTGCCGCTGGCCGAGCCGGCCGAGGTCACCGAGGAGCCGGGCCGCGGGGTGACCGGCCGGGTCGACGGCCGGCTGGTCCGGGTCGGCCAGCTCGCCGGCGAGCCGCCCGAGTGGGCGCACCGGATCCGCGAGCGGGCCGAACTGGCCGGGCGCTCCACCGTCTGGGTCAGCGACGAGCACGGCCCGCTCGGCGCGATCCTGCTGGAGGACCCGGTGCGGCCGGACGCGCGGCGTACCGTCCGGCGGTTGCGCGAGGCCGGGCTGGACCGGCTCGTCATGGTGACCGGCGACCGGCCGCGCACCGCCCACCAGGTCGCGCAGACCGTCGGCGTGGACGACGTGATCGCGCAGTGCTCGCCGGGGGAGAAGGTCGCCCGGGTAAAGGCCGAGTCGGGCCGGGCGGTGACCGTCATGGTCGGCGACGGGGTGAACGACGCCCCGGCGCTGGCCGAGGCGCACGTCGGGGTGGCCATGGGCGCCACCGGTGCGACCGCGTCCGCCGACGTGGCCGACGCCGTCCTCACCGTGGACCGGCTGGACCGGCTCGCCGACGCCGTCGAGATCGCCCGGTACGCCCGCCGCATCGCGGTGCAGAGCGCCACCGTCGGGATGGCGCTGGCCGTGGTGGCCATGGTGGTGGCCGCGGCCGGCGGGCTGCCCCCGGTCGCCGGCGCGTTCCTCCAGGAGGGCATCGACGTGCTGGTGATCCTCAACGCGCTGCGCGCCCTCGGTGGCGGCCTGCGCCGCCGGGAGGTGCCCCCGCACACCCGCGAACTCCTCGACCGGTACGCCGGCCAGCACGGCGACATCCGCGACGTGCTGGCCCGGCTCCGCGACACCGCGGACCTGGTGGCGATCCGGCCGACCGCCCCGGAGTGCGTGCCGGCGCTGCGGGAGGTGCACCGCCGGCTGGTCGACGAGGTGCTGCCGCACGAGGCGGCCGAGGAACGGCAGCTCTACCCGGCCCTGGCCGGCCCGCTCGGCAGCGAGGAGGCCACCTCGACGATGAGCCGGGCGCACGTGGAGATCAGCCGGCTGGTGGACCGGATCGGCGGTCACCTGGCGGCTCACCCGGACGGCCTGCTGCGCCCCGACGAGGTGCCCGACCTGCTCGCCGCGCTCTACGGCCTCGACGCCGTGCTCCGCCTGCACCTGGCGCAGGAGGAGGAGGACTACTTCTCGCTCAGCCCCGCCGAGGACCGCCCCGACACCCGCTGA
- a CDS encoding Acg family FMN-binding oxidoreductase: protein MSHETPATDRPLTTALAEAAGMAGHAPSVHNTQPWHWTVLPDSLELRVVRERHLSALDPEGRLLVVSCGAALHHARMALAAEGWTPVVERVPDPGQPDLLARLTGFKPTGADPDAMRTVQCMQVRHTDRRPVSDEPIPTAVLGEIDRAATREGVNLQVLDDDQKIELAAAAQQAAAVEKGSPELQEELAYWTSRAAAGTGLPPEVLPEQAPQTTVPARDFGTGTLPVGEGHDRAAVYGILWGTEDEPDSWLRAGEALSAAWLTATRHGVSLVPLSGVVEVESTRQTLRQMLSGLGFPYISMRLGLADPTHAGPPHTPRLETAQTVDTSAVRGQLP from the coding sequence ATGAGCCACGAGACGCCGGCTACCGATCGCCCGCTGACCACCGCACTCGCGGAGGCCGCCGGAATGGCCGGCCACGCCCCTTCGGTGCACAACACCCAGCCGTGGCACTGGACCGTCCTCCCCGACTCGCTGGAGTTGCGGGTGGTCCGGGAGCGGCACCTCAGCGCCCTGGACCCGGAGGGCCGGCTGCTGGTGGTGAGCTGCGGCGCCGCGCTGCACCACGCCCGGATGGCGCTGGCAGCCGAGGGCTGGACGCCGGTGGTGGAGCGCGTGCCCGACCCCGGCCAGCCCGATCTCCTCGCCCGGCTGACCGGATTCAAGCCCACCGGCGCCGACCCGGACGCCATGCGCACGGTCCAGTGCATGCAGGTCCGCCACACCGACCGCCGGCCGGTCAGCGACGAGCCGATCCCGACCGCCGTGCTGGGCGAGATCGACCGGGCGGCCACCCGGGAGGGCGTCAACCTGCAGGTGCTCGACGACGACCAGAAGATCGAGCTGGCCGCCGCCGCCCAGCAGGCCGCCGCGGTCGAGAAGGGCAGCCCGGAACTGCAGGAGGAGCTGGCGTACTGGACCAGCCGGGCCGCCGCCGGCACCGGGCTCCCGCCGGAGGTGCTGCCGGAGCAGGCCCCCCAGACCACCGTTCCGGCCCGCGACTTCGGCACGGGCACCCTGCCCGTCGGTGAGGGGCACGACCGGGCCGCCGTCTACGGGATCCTCTGGGGCACCGAGGACGAGCCGGACAGCTGGCTGCGCGCCGGGGAGGCGCTGTCCGCCGCCTGGCTCACCGCCACCCGGCACGGCGTGTCGCTGGTCCCGCTGTCCGGCGTGGTGGAGGTCGAGAGCACCCGCCAGACGCTCCGGCAGATGCTCTCCGGCCTGGGCTTCCCGTACATCTCGATGCGCCTCGGCCTGGCCGACCCGACGCATGCCGGCCCCCCGCACACCCCGCGCCTGGAGACCGCGCAGACCGTCGACACCTCGGCGGTACGCGGCCAGCTCCCCTGA
- a CDS encoding response regulator, producing MIRVFLLDDHEVVRRGLADLLQSSGDIEVVGESGSAQEAARRIPALRPDVAILDARLPDGNGIDVCRDIRAVDSSIKGLILTSYEDDEALFAAIMAGAAGYVLKQIRGTDLVDAVRRVAAGQSLLDPAITTRVLERIRSGVEQPRELKSLTEQERRILEYVAEGLTNREIAGKMFLAEKTVKNYVSSVLAKLGLERRTQAAVLATRLLGKTN from the coding sequence ATGATCCGGGTGTTCCTGCTCGACGACCACGAGGTCGTCCGTCGTGGCCTTGCCGACCTGCTGCAGAGCAGCGGCGACATCGAGGTGGTCGGCGAGTCCGGCTCCGCCCAGGAGGCGGCCCGCCGCATCCCGGCGCTGCGCCCCGACGTGGCGATCCTCGACGCCCGGCTGCCCGACGGCAACGGCATCGACGTCTGCCGGGACATCCGCGCCGTCGACTCGTCGATCAAGGGGCTGATCCTGACCTCGTACGAGGACGACGAGGCGCTCTTCGCGGCGATCATGGCCGGCGCCGCCGGCTACGTGCTCAAGCAGATCCGCGGCACCGACCTGGTGGACGCGGTCCGGCGGGTGGCGGCCGGCCAGTCGCTGCTCGACCCGGCGATCACCACCCGGGTGCTGGAGCGCATCCGCAGCGGCGTCGAGCAGCCACGGGAGCTGAAGTCCCTCACCGAGCAGGAGCGGCGGATCCTGGAGTACGTGGCCGAGGGGCTCACCAACCGGGAGATCGCCGGCAAGATGTTCCTCGCCGAGAAGACCGTGAAGAACTACGTCTCCAGCGTGCTGGCCAAGCTCGGCCTGGAGCGGCGTACGCAGGCGGCGGTGCTGGCCACCCGGCTGCTCGGCAAGACGAACTGA
- a CDS encoding universal stress protein, with translation MDSEEILVGYDGSTDASVALDWALDEAGRSGRPVRLAYVFEWLTVAGWIGPGVAPGVWPDETARRQVEDLVRKAAADAAAERPGLTVRGEVFDGPPALVLQERSAEAQMLVLGSRGHGGFAGLLAGSTAVSVAAHARCPVIVVRDGQAATSGPVVVGVDGSPSSVQALGFAFERAAQRDVPLRALRVWEPPGERWVPPGFDPEEASATERAAAEADLASWRKSFPDVPVEVVANPGNPAALLVEESRGAQLVVVGSRGRGGLRGMLLGSVSQQLIHHSQCPVAVVRER, from the coding sequence CTGGACAGCGAGGAGATCCTCGTCGGCTACGACGGCTCCACCGACGCGTCGGTGGCCCTGGACTGGGCGCTGGACGAGGCCGGACGCTCCGGCCGGCCGGTCCGGTTGGCGTACGTCTTCGAATGGCTGACCGTGGCCGGCTGGATCGGTCCCGGCGTGGCCCCCGGCGTCTGGCCCGACGAGACGGCCCGGCGACAGGTCGAGGACCTGGTCCGCAAGGCGGCGGCGGACGCCGCCGCCGAGCGGCCCGGCCTCACCGTGCGGGGCGAGGTCTTCGACGGGCCGCCCGCGCTGGTCCTCCAGGAACGCTCCGCCGAGGCGCAGATGCTGGTGCTGGGCAGCCGGGGCCACGGCGGCTTCGCCGGCCTGCTCGCCGGCTCCACGGCCGTCTCCGTCGCCGCCCACGCCCGCTGCCCGGTCATCGTGGTCCGGGACGGCCAGGCGGCCACCTCCGGGCCGGTGGTGGTGGGCGTGGACGGCTCGCCGTCCTCCGTGCAGGCGCTCGGCTTCGCCTTCGAGCGGGCCGCCCAGCGGGACGTGCCGCTGCGCGCGCTGCGGGTCTGGGAGCCGCCCGGCGAGCGGTGGGTGCCGCCGGGCTTCGACCCGGAGGAGGCCAGCGCGACCGAGCGCGCCGCCGCCGAGGCGGACCTCGCCTCCTGGCGGAAGTCCTTCCCGGACGTGCCGGTCGAGGTGGTGGCGAACCCGGGCAACCCGGCCGCGCTGCTGGTCGAGGAGAGCCGCGGGGCACAGCTCGTGGTGGTCGGTTCCCGGGGCCGGGGCGGGCTGCGCGGGATGCTGCTCGGCTCGGTGAGCCAGCAACTCATCCACCACTCCCAGTGCCCGGTAGCGGTGGTCCGCGAACGCTGA
- a CDS encoding GAF domain-containing sensor histidine kinase has translation MTPLSRVRLDELLQEMLDRVGEVVTNRERLRALLDAVVGIGTDLDLRSTLQRIVESACELVGARYGALGVIGPDRLLHDFIVHGISDELHAKIGDLPHGRGVLGLLIDDPRPLRMPDITQHPQSYGFPPNHPPMHSFLGVPVRIRDHVFGNLYLAEKQGAAEFTEDDEEIVVALAAAAGVAIENARLYALAHRRERWLAATAEITSVLLGEVRRTDALTLVARRAREVAEAELALVLLYDEDERQFTVEVVDGADGSARKLVGEVLPADETTFVGSVTERRHELLENLAEAAPWSHPVVAGPAVVSPLAAADTLHGVLVIAHLPDHGPAAEDDVALLGSFAGQAALAMERARGQEERELLVVLEDRERIARDLHDVVIQRLFATGLQLQSGAMNARPEVAKRINQAVDDLDATIRDIRRTIFELRTPMSAALRTEIREAIEVAAESLGYRPDLDLVGPIDSAVPDQLRPELTAVLREALSNAVRHAHADRVSVRVQVDDGWVTVTVTDDGVGCDPEAARSGLVNLRERAERLRGEFQLSRVAPHGTELRWSVPLLD, from the coding sequence CTGACCCCGCTGTCCCGGGTACGCCTCGACGAGCTGCTCCAGGAGATGCTGGACCGGGTCGGCGAGGTGGTCACCAACCGGGAGCGGCTGCGCGCCCTGCTCGACGCGGTCGTCGGCATCGGCACCGACCTCGACCTGCGCAGCACCCTCCAGCGGATCGTGGAGTCGGCCTGCGAGCTGGTCGGCGCCCGCTACGGCGCGCTCGGCGTGATCGGCCCCGACCGGCTGCTGCACGACTTCATCGTCCACGGCATCAGCGACGAGCTGCACGCGAAGATCGGTGACCTGCCGCACGGGCGGGGTGTGCTCGGCCTGCTCATCGACGACCCGCGGCCGCTGCGGATGCCGGACATCACCCAGCATCCCCAGTCCTACGGCTTCCCGCCGAACCACCCGCCGATGCACAGCTTCCTCGGCGTCCCGGTGCGGATCCGCGACCACGTCTTCGGCAACCTCTACCTCGCCGAGAAGCAGGGCGCCGCCGAGTTCACCGAGGACGACGAGGAGATCGTGGTCGCGCTCGCCGCGGCGGCCGGCGTGGCGATCGAGAACGCCCGCCTCTACGCCCTGGCGCACCGGCGGGAACGGTGGCTGGCCGCGACCGCCGAGATCACCTCGGTGCTGCTCGGCGAGGTCCGCCGCACCGACGCGCTGACCCTCGTGGCGCGGCGGGCGCGGGAGGTCGCCGAGGCGGAACTGGCCCTCGTGCTGCTCTACGACGAGGACGAGCGTCAGTTCACCGTCGAGGTGGTCGACGGCGCCGACGGCAGCGCCCGCAAGCTGGTCGGCGAGGTGCTGCCGGCCGACGAGACCACCTTCGTGGGCTCGGTCACCGAACGCCGCCACGAGCTGCTGGAGAACCTCGCCGAGGCGGCTCCCTGGTCACACCCGGTGGTCGCCGGGCCGGCCGTGGTCTCCCCCCTCGCCGCGGCCGACACCCTGCACGGTGTGCTGGTCATCGCGCACCTGCCCGACCACGGTCCCGCCGCCGAGGACGACGTGGCCCTGCTGGGCAGCTTCGCCGGCCAGGCCGCGCTGGCCATGGAACGGGCCCGGGGCCAGGAGGAGCGGGAGCTGCTGGTGGTCCTGGAGGACCGCGAGCGGATCGCCCGCGACCTGCACGACGTGGTCATCCAGCGGCTCTTCGCCACCGGCCTGCAACTGCAGAGCGGGGCGATGAACGCCCGCCCCGAGGTGGCCAAGCGGATCAACCAGGCGGTCGACGACCTGGACGCGACCATCCGCGACATCCGCCGCACCATCTTCGAGCTGCGCACCCCGATGAGCGCCGCGCTGCGCACCGAGATCCGCGAGGCCATCGAGGTGGCCGCCGAGTCGCTGGGCTACCGGCCCGACCTGGACCTCGTCGGCCCGATCGACAGCGCCGTCCCGGACCAGCTGCGCCCCGAGCTCACGGCCGTGCTCCGGGAGGCGCTCTCCAACGCGGTACGCCACGCGCACGCCGACCGGGTGTCGGTGCGCGTGCAGGTCGACGACGGGTGGGTGACCGTCACGGTCACCGACGACGGCGTGGGCTGTGACCCGGAGGCGGCCCGCAGCGGCCTGGTCAACCTGCGCGAGCGGGCCGAGCGGCTGCGCGGCGAGTTCCAGCTCAGCCGGGTCGCCCCGCACGGCACCGAGCTGCGCTGGAGCGTCCCCCTGCTCGACTGA
- a CDS encoding phosphoketolase family protein, with amino-acid sequence MDTALDLHSPLTEDELRRLDAYWRAANYLTVGQIYLLDNPLLREPLKPEHIKPRLLGHWGTSPGLNLLYAHLNRVIVARDLSAIFVTGPGHGGPALVANTWLEGTYSELYHHIPRDETGMQRLFRQFSFPGGIPSHVAPEVPGSIHEGGELGYALSHAYGAAFDNPDLLVACVIGDGEAETGPLAGSWLSNVFLNPARDGAVLPILHLNGYKIANPTVLDRIPAEDLHEMMRGYGYQPYVVEGDDPARVHQTLAATLDRAVDEIAEIQRRARSGGEVERPRWPMIILRTPKGWTGPKDVDGKHVEGTFRAHQVPVDEVRDNPAHLAELESWLRSYRPEELFDATGGPVAELAELPPTGDRRMSANPVANGGRLLRDLELPDFRDYAVDVKEPGAPMAGATGALGPWIRDVISRNPETFRLFGPDEVASNRLGAAFEVTDRAFVGSQVPGDDHLSPDGRVMEVLSEHLCQGWLEGYLLTGRHGVFTSYEAFIHIVDSMVNQHAKWLKVTRQIPWREPVASLNYLLSSHVWRQDHNGFSHQDPGFIDHVVNKKAEVVRVYLPPDGNTLLSTMDHCLRSRHYINVVVAGKQPAPNWLTMDEAIQHNRRGLGIWDWASTDDGEEPDVVLACAGDVPTLETLAAADLLRRHLPDLKVRVVNVVDLMRLQPPSEHPHGLPDSEFDTIFTRDKPVIFAYHGYPWLIHRLTYRRTNHDNLHVRGYKEEGTTTTPFDMVMLNDLDRFHLVIDVIDRLPGLRSRAAHLRQEMVDARQACRDYTRRYGEDDPRVAEWRWIRETDPGVRSGQ; translated from the coding sequence AACTACCTGACCGTCGGGCAGATCTACCTGCTCGACAACCCGCTGCTCCGCGAGCCGCTCAAGCCCGAGCACATCAAGCCGCGGCTGCTGGGCCACTGGGGCACCAGCCCCGGCCTCAACCTCCTGTACGCGCACCTCAACCGGGTCATCGTGGCCCGGGACCTGTCCGCCATCTTCGTCACCGGCCCCGGCCACGGCGGTCCGGCCCTGGTGGCCAACACCTGGCTGGAGGGCACGTACAGCGAGCTCTACCACCACATCCCCCGCGACGAGACCGGCATGCAGCGGCTGTTCCGCCAGTTCTCCTTCCCCGGCGGCATCCCCAGCCACGTGGCACCGGAGGTGCCGGGCTCGATCCACGAGGGCGGCGAGCTGGGGTACGCGCTGAGCCACGCGTACGGGGCCGCGTTCGACAACCCGGATCTGCTGGTGGCCTGCGTGATCGGCGACGGCGAGGCGGAGACCGGGCCGCTGGCCGGTAGCTGGCTGTCCAACGTGTTCCTCAACCCGGCCCGTGACGGGGCGGTGCTGCCCATCCTGCACCTCAACGGCTACAAGATCGCCAACCCGACGGTGCTCGACCGCATCCCCGCCGAGGACCTGCACGAGATGATGCGCGGCTACGGCTACCAGCCGTACGTGGTCGAGGGCGACGACCCGGCCCGGGTGCACCAGACCCTCGCCGCGACGCTGGACCGGGCGGTCGACGAGATCGCCGAGATCCAGCGCCGGGCCCGCTCGGGCGGCGAGGTCGAGCGACCCCGCTGGCCGATGATCATCCTCCGTACGCCGAAGGGCTGGACCGGCCCGAAGGACGTCGACGGCAAGCACGTCGAGGGCACCTTCCGCGCCCACCAGGTGCCCGTCGACGAGGTCCGGGACAACCCGGCGCACCTGGCCGAGCTGGAGAGCTGGCTGCGCAGCTACCGGCCGGAGGAGCTGTTCGACGCCACCGGCGGGCCGGTCGCCGAACTGGCCGAGCTGCCCCCGACGGGCGACCGGCGGATGAGCGCCAACCCGGTGGCCAACGGCGGGCGGCTGCTGCGCGACCTGGAGCTGCCGGACTTCCGTGACTACGCCGTCGACGTCAAGGAGCCGGGCGCGCCCATGGCCGGCGCCACCGGCGCGCTGGGCCCCTGGATCCGCGACGTGATCAGCCGCAACCCGGAGACCTTCCGCCTGTTCGGGCCCGACGAGGTCGCCTCGAACCGGCTCGGCGCCGCCTTCGAGGTCACCGACCGGGCGTTCGTGGGCAGCCAGGTCCCGGGCGACGACCACCTCTCCCCCGACGGCCGGGTGATGGAGGTGCTCTCCGAGCACCTGTGCCAGGGCTGGCTGGAGGGCTACCTGCTGACCGGCCGGCACGGCGTCTTCACCAGCTACGAGGCGTTCATCCACATCGTCGACTCGATGGTCAACCAGCACGCCAAGTGGCTCAAGGTGACCCGGCAGATCCCCTGGCGGGAGCCGGTGGCCTCGCTGAACTACCTGCTCTCCAGCCATGTCTGGCGGCAGGACCACAACGGCTTCTCCCACCAGGACCCGGGCTTCATCGACCACGTGGTCAACAAGAAGGCCGAGGTCGTCCGGGTCTACCTGCCGCCGGACGGCAACACCCTGCTCTCCACCATGGACCACTGCCTGCGCAGCCGGCACTACATCAACGTGGTGGTGGCCGGCAAGCAGCCGGCGCCCAACTGGCTGACCATGGACGAGGCCATCCAGCACAACCGCCGCGGCCTGGGCATCTGGGACTGGGCCAGCACCGACGACGGCGAGGAGCCGGACGTGGTGCTCGCCTGCGCCGGCGACGTGCCGACCCTGGAGACCCTCGCGGCGGCCGACCTGCTCCGCCGGCACCTGCCCGACCTGAAGGTCCGGGTGGTGAACGTGGTCGACCTCATGCGCCTCCAGCCGCCGTCGGAACACCCGCACGGCCTGCCCGACAGCGAGTTCGACACCATCTTCACCCGCGACAAGCCGGTCATCTTCGCGTACCACGGCTACCCGTGGCTGATCCACCGGCTCACCTACCGGCGGACCAACCACGACAACCTGCACGTCCGCGGCTACAAGGAGGAGGGCACCACCACCACGCCGTTCGACATGGTGATGCTCAACGACCTGGACCGCTTCCACCTCGTCATCGACGTCATCGACCGGCTGCCCGGGCTGCGCTCGCGCGCCGCCCACCTGCGCCAGGAGATGGTCGACGCCCGGCAGGCCTGCCGCGACTACACCCGCCGGTACGGCGAGGACGACCCCCGGGTCGCCGAGTGGCGCTGGATCCGGGAGACCGACCCCGGCGTGCGGAGCGGGCAGTGA
- a CDS encoding Acg family FMN-binding oxidoreductase — MTTGYTVEQLRAAAADAVRAPSLHNTQPWRFRLRDGGIELAVDPLRRLPATDPSGWGARIACGAALFNLRLSLAVAGTPATVRLRPYPGDPDVVARLVPDVPRRPSPAEQSLHGAIARRFSNRAPFWPDPVPADARWRLGEAARAEQCWLELVIGTSAVNAFAEIARSAHRVLERDPAYVTERTEWIRSEPSPDGVPTAAGGPQSEPQDLLPQRGFGGRNRAPGRDFEPEPLVAVLGSPGNTATDQIVAGQALQRVLLTATDAGLGVSMLSQPIEVPGAREALRLSLGRFGTPQMVMRIGFGQPGRATPRRPVDEVLDLPVVQA, encoded by the coding sequence ATGACCACGGGCTACACCGTCGAACAGCTGCGGGCCGCGGCCGCGGACGCGGTGCGCGCGCCGTCGCTGCACAACACCCAGCCCTGGCGGTTCCGGCTGCGGGACGGCGGGATCGAACTCGCCGTCGACCCGCTGCGCCGGCTGCCCGCCACCGACCCGAGCGGCTGGGGCGCGCGGATCGCCTGCGGCGCCGCCCTGTTCAACCTGCGGCTGTCGCTCGCCGTGGCGGGCACGCCGGCCACGGTCCGGCTCCGCCCGTACCCCGGCGACCCGGACGTGGTGGCCCGGCTCGTCCCGGACGTGCCGCGCCGCCCGAGCCCCGCCGAGCAGAGCCTGCACGGGGCGATCGCCCGCCGGTTCAGCAACCGGGCGCCGTTCTGGCCCGACCCGGTCCCCGCCGACGCGCGCTGGCGCCTCGGCGAGGCCGCCCGCGCCGAGCAGTGCTGGCTGGAACTGGTCATCGGCACCAGCGCCGTCAACGCCTTCGCCGAGATCGCCCGCAGCGCGCACCGGGTGCTGGAGCGCGACCCCGCGTACGTCACCGAGCGCACCGAGTGGATCCGCTCGGAGCCGTCCCCCGACGGGGTGCCGACCGCCGCGGGCGGGCCGCAGAGCGAACCCCAGGACCTGCTGCCGCAGCGCGGCTTCGGCGGCCGCAACCGGGCGCCGGGCCGGGACTTCGAACCGGAGCCGCTGGTCGCCGTGCTCGGCTCGCCCGGGAACACCGCCACCGACCAGATCGTCGCCGGGCAGGCCCTGCAACGCGTGCTGCTCACCGCCACCGACGCCGGGCTGGGCGTGTCGATGCTCTCCCAGCCCATCGAGGTGCCCGGGGCGCGGGAGGCGCTGCGGTTGTCCCTCGGCCGGTTCGGCACCCCGCAGATGGTGATGCGGATCGGGTTCGGCCAGCCCGGCCGCGCCACCCCGCGCCGCCCGGTCGACGAGGTGCTCGACCTGCCGGTGGTGCAGGCCTGA
- a CDS encoding DUF402 domain-containing protein has product MTFTPGRVITRRYVRGDWCTWVQPMRVVADDDRGLLLWHPAGSDFARIVDADGNTQHELTIDRMREPRLTVLTWTGYDILVLMPPGAAHSVWWFFRDGDFAGWYVNLETPYVRRPDGVDTNDHLLDIVVTPERRWEWKDDDELEARTGHPLYLDRTTAAAVRAEAERVVTLIEAGAFPFDGTHTDFRPEPDWPTLRLAPDGTAPVGQRVSGRSSAGLSEK; this is encoded by the coding sequence ATGACATTCACACCGGGGCGGGTCATCACCCGTAGGTATGTCCGCGGAGACTGGTGCACCTGGGTGCAACCCATGCGGGTGGTCGCCGACGACGACCGGGGGCTGCTGCTCTGGCACCCGGCGGGCAGCGACTTCGCCCGCATCGTCGACGCCGACGGCAACACCCAGCACGAGCTGACCATCGACCGGATGCGCGAGCCTCGGCTGACGGTGCTGACCTGGACGGGCTACGACATCCTGGTGCTCATGCCGCCCGGCGCCGCGCACTCCGTGTGGTGGTTCTTCCGCGACGGCGACTTCGCCGGGTGGTACGTGAACCTGGAGACGCCGTACGTCCGTCGGCCCGACGGGGTGGACACCAACGACCATCTCCTCGACATCGTCGTGACGCCGGAGCGCCGCTGGGAGTGGAAGGACGACGACGAGTTGGAGGCCCGGACCGGCCACCCGCTCTACCTCGACCGGACCACCGCCGCGGCGGTACGCGCCGAGGCCGAGCGGGTGGTCACGCTGATCGAGGCCGGGGCGTTCCCGTTCGACGGCACCCACACGGACTTCCGACCCGAGCCGGACTGGCCGACGCTGCGGCTGGCGCCGGACGGGACGGCGCCCGTGGGTCAGCGGGTGTCGGGGCGGTCCTCGGCGGGGCTGAGCGAGAAGTAG